DNA sequence from the Halobacterium sp. DL1 genome:
GGCGGCTTCGTGCGGACGCCGTACATGCCGTTCATCACTTCTTCGCCGACGTTCTCGATGACGTCGCTGGAGAGCAGGCTGGTGTGGAGCACCCAGTTGCCGCCGTAGCCGCCCTCGTACCACTGCGAGAGGATGGTCGTCCCGCTCTCGGGGTAGCCCGCGAGCGCGACGTAGTCGGGGTCGTCGGCGAACAGTTCCTCGAGGGACTGCTGGTAGGAGGAGGCGCCGGACTCGTAGCCCACCTTCGCGGTCACTTCGCCGTCGAAGGACTCCTCGAAGACGTCCGCGAGCGCCGAGCCGAAGTCGTTGTTGACGTAGAGCACGGCCGCGGAACTCGCGTCGTTGTTCTGCGCGATACGTGACATCACTCGCGCGACGAACCGGTCGTTGGTACGGGTCCGCCAGACGTAATCGTCGTCGTCGAGCGTGCTGATGACGGGCGACGAGGACGCCGGCGTCACGTGCAGTACCTCGTTGGGCACGGTCACCGACTCCGCGATGCTGATGGTCACGCCCGAGGAGACCGCGCCGAACACCGCGTCGACGCCGGTCGTGTCGACGAGCTTGGTCGCGGCGTTGACGCCCTGGGTGGACGCCGAGTTGGAGTCCTCGAAGTGGAGCTCCACGTTCATGCCGTTCGGGCCACCAGCGTTGTTGATGTCCTCCCGTGCCAGTTCGAAGCCGTTCTGCATCGGCCCCCCGAAGTCGCTGAGGTCTCCGCTGAACGGCACGACGACGCCGACGTCGACGGTGCCGCCACCGCCGCCGCCACCGCCCTGGAGGTCCTCGAGGCAACCCGCCAGTCCGGCGGTGCCGAGGGCACCGGCGGCGCGCAGGAACCGTCTCCGTTTCAACCGATCACTGAACGAGCTGTCCTGTGACATAGTGTAACACTATCATCCGGGGTATATATTCGTGGTTGTGAACCGTGTGCACGGTTGCTGCGGTTCTTGTGAACGAATACGCGGTCGTGTGAACAGTCGGCCGCGGTTGGTCGGGGGGTCGAACCCGGCTCAGGGCTTCTCGGTCAGCAGCACCTTCGCGACCCCTTCCTCCATCTCCACGTCGAAGGGGAGGTGGGCGACACTCCGCGCGATGAACCGCGTCATGAACCAGCGGATGTCCGCCGAGGGGAAGACGATGTGGTAGGTGTTCTCCGTCGTCCGTCGGACCGTTAGGAACCCGCAGAGCGCCAGCCACTCCAGGAGGTCCTCCAGGGAGTCGAAGCGGTCGCGGTACTCCTCCGCGTGGTAGTCCGACACCTGGTCGGTGTCCTCGATGAACGCCTGCTTGGGTTCGCCGTCGTCCTGGACGTGTTCGAGGAAGCAGTGGAGGAAGTCGATGTCGAGGAGGACGTGCTCGCCACCCGCGAGCATCTTGTAGTACTCCTCGAGGGTCTCGGAACTGTCCGTGCTGGCGGCCTCGTAGTTCGCGGCGTAGAACGTCAGGGCCCGCCGCACCAGTTCGCTCTGGGAGCGGTCGGTCTTCTTCGCGAGGTCGTCGAGGGCCTCCCGAGCCTCCCCGTCGAGGGAGACTGTCAGCCGGTCTGAACTCATTGAGGTGGTGTAGCATGCCGAGGTAGTAAAACCCCGTCGCCTCCAGCGGCCGCGTTCCCCCGAAATCCACGACGCTCCGGCCGAGCCGTGGCGTGCCGCGTCCGTCCCGATCTCCGACCGACCACCGGACCCAGGTCGAC
Encoded proteins:
- a CDS encoding CopG family transcripitonal regulator, coding for MSSDRLTVSLDGEAREALDDLAKKTDRSQSELVRRALTFYAANYEAASTDSSETLEEYYKMLAGGEHVLLDIDFLHCFLEHVQDDGEPKQAFIEDTDQVSDYHAEEYRDRFDSLEDLLEWLALCGFLTVRRTTENTYHIVFPSADIRWFMTRFIARSVAHLPFDVEMEEGVAKVLLTEKP
- a CDS encoding ABC transporter substrate-binding protein, producing MSQDSSFSDRLKRRRFLRAAGALGTAGLAGCLEDLQGGGGGGGGTVDVGVVVPFSGDLSDFGGPMQNGFELAREDINNAGGPNGMNVELHFEDSNSASTQGVNAATKLVDTTGVDAVFGAVSSGVTISIAESVTVPNEVLHVTPASSSPVISTLDDDDYVWRTRTNDRFVARVMSRIAQNNDASSAAVLYVNNDFGSALADVFEESFDGEVTAKVGYESGASSYQQSLEELFADDPDYVALAGYPESGTTILSQWYEGGYGGNWVLHTSLLSSDVIENVGEEVMNGMYGVRTKPPSGGDTQSFVDDYESAYPDSQLFSPYSWNSYDALMSWALAAHSAGSVASPDVKEQMRPVTNPEGEAVGYGEFQAGVDALDNGSDIDYSGPSGNVNYDENGDVASDMVVVQVVDGSFEDQETIPASELV